A single Candidatus Thalassolituus haligoni DNA region contains:
- the pgi gene encoding glucose-6-phosphate isomerase, which translates to MTLASSLTQSESWKTLERHYGEIKDQHMLDWFATDPNRFEDFHLSAAGLSLDFSKNRATRDTLHYLLQLANERELPAQINAMFEGEAINRSENRPALHTALRNFSDRQIMVDGSDIMPEIRDTVHRMEEFCWKIRRNQWRGYNNAPFTDVVSIGIGGSFLGPKLASSALKPYWDSGLNVHYLANIDGTHITEILKRLNPATTLFIIQSKSFGTQETLKNALACRQWFLSNGGCEEYLAKHFTAVSSNVEKAVEFGIAEENIFPMWDWVGGRYSLWSAIGLPLALAIGIDNFRDMLRGAHQMDEHFRTAPLAQNMPVIMALLGVWYVNFFGVNSHAILPYDHYLRSLPAHLQQLDMESNGKSVTLDGRRVDYHTGPVIWGGVGTNGQHAFHQLLHQGTHFSPCDFIMPMCSHNPIDNFHAMLVSNCLSQSQALLQGKTEQQAIDELIADGKSEAEAMVLARQKVITGNRPSNTLYFPKAKPQTVGALIALYEHKVAAQGMIWGVNSFDQWGVELGKKLGNKVLEALESDRIPDAFDGSTNGLIRAFHAMQSKL; encoded by the coding sequence ATGACCCTGGCCAGTAGCCTGACCCAGTCTGAAAGCTGGAAAACTCTGGAACGCCACTACGGCGAGATTAAAGATCAGCACATGCTCGATTGGTTTGCTACTGACCCCAATCGTTTCGAAGATTTTCATCTCAGCGCTGCAGGCCTGAGTCTCGACTTTTCCAAAAACCGCGCCACCCGCGACACCCTGCACTACCTGCTGCAACTGGCCAACGAACGCGAGCTGCCTGCCCAGATCAACGCCATGTTCGAAGGCGAAGCGATTAACCGCAGCGAAAACCGTCCGGCATTACACACCGCGTTACGGAATTTCAGCGACCGCCAGATCATGGTCGACGGCAGCGACATCATGCCGGAGATTCGCGATACCGTGCATCGGATGGAAGAGTTCTGCTGGAAGATTCGTCGTAATCAATGGCGCGGCTACAACAATGCGCCGTTCACCGATGTCGTCTCGATTGGTATTGGTGGCTCCTTTCTGGGGCCAAAGCTGGCATCCAGTGCGCTCAAGCCCTACTGGGACAGCGGCCTGAACGTGCATTACCTGGCCAACATTGATGGCACTCACATTACCGAGATTCTCAAACGCCTGAATCCGGCCACCACGCTGTTTATCATCCAGTCGAAATCCTTTGGCACCCAGGAAACCCTGAAAAACGCCCTTGCTTGCCGTCAATGGTTCCTCAGCAACGGTGGCTGCGAAGAATATCTGGCCAAACACTTTACGGCAGTCTCTTCCAACGTTGAAAAAGCCGTGGAATTCGGCATTGCCGAAGAAAATATTTTCCCGATGTGGGACTGGGTTGGCGGTCGCTACTCACTCTGGTCGGCCATTGGTCTGCCACTGGCGCTGGCCATTGGTATCGACAACTTCCGCGACATGCTGCGCGGTGCCCACCAGATGGATGAACACTTCCGCACCGCACCACTGGCGCAAAACATGCCGGTGATCATGGCCTTGCTGGGTGTCTGGTACGTCAACTTTTTTGGCGTCAATTCCCACGCCATCTTGCCGTACGACCACTATTTGCGCAGCCTGCCTGCGCATCTGCAGCAACTCGACATGGAAAGTAATGGCAAATCCGTCACCCTCGACGGTCGCCGGGTCGACTACCACACCGGCCCGGTCATCTGGGGCGGTGTAGGTACCAACGGCCAACACGCCTTCCACCAGCTGCTGCATCAAGGCACCCATTTCTCCCCTTGCGACTTCATCATGCCGATGTGCAGTCACAACCCGATCGATAACTTCCATGCGATGCTGGTCTCCAACTGTCTTAGCCAGAGCCAGGCGTTACTGCAAGGCAAAACCGAACAGCAAGCCATCGACGAACTGATCGCCGACGGCAAGAGCGAAGCAGAAGCCATGGTACTGGCACGCCAGAAAGTCATTACCGGCAACCGCCCAAGCAACACACTCTACTTCCCCAAGGCCAAACCCCAAACCGTCGGTGCCCTGATTGCACTTTACGAGCACAAGGTTGCTGCCCAGGGCATGATCTGGGGCGTTAACTCCTTTGATCAATGGGGCGTTGAACTGGGCAAAAAATTGGGTAACAAAGTGCTGGAGGCGCTGGAGTCCGATCGTATTCCAGACGCGTTTGATGGCTCCACCAATGGCCTGATTCGCGCCTTCCACGCCATGCAGTCGAAACTCTGA
- the mtnA gene encoding S-methyl-5-thioribose-1-phosphate isomerase: protein MSQHSQVIAIEWRQQTLQLLDQRILPHQQQMIECQTAAETANAIREMVVRGAPAIGITAAYGIALDALAGRDLEAAYKVLAESRPTAVNLFWALERMAALGTSDGEQLLAEARRIHAEDIAHNLAMGQFGAELLGNNATVYTHCNTGALATGGHGTALGIIRSAWAGGKIKHVYAGETRPWLQGARLTAWELMQDNIPVSLVCDGAAAQLFRQGTVDWVIVGADRITANGDVANKIGTYSLAVLARHHGMKFMVAAPSTTFDLSLNSGNDIPIEQRPMSEVTSLQGIQIAPQKCQAINPSFDVTPAELIDAIVTERGVIHQPSVATVAALLDSH from the coding sequence ATGTCACAACACTCACAGGTGATCGCCATCGAATGGCGGCAACAAACGCTGCAGTTACTCGATCAACGTATTCTTCCCCATCAGCAGCAGATGATTGAATGCCAGACCGCCGCAGAAACGGCCAACGCCATTCGCGAGATGGTGGTTCGGGGCGCCCCGGCGATCGGCATTACGGCCGCTTATGGTATTGCGCTGGATGCCTTGGCAGGTCGCGATCTGGAAGCCGCTTACAAAGTCTTGGCCGAGTCCCGCCCAACCGCTGTTAACCTGTTCTGGGCACTGGAACGGATGGCCGCACTAGGCACCAGCGACGGCGAACAGCTGCTGGCCGAAGCCCGGCGTATTCACGCTGAAGACATTGCCCACAATCTCGCCATGGGCCAATTCGGGGCCGAGCTATTGGGCAACAATGCAACGGTATACACCCACTGCAATACCGGCGCGCTGGCGACCGGTGGTCATGGGACAGCCCTGGGCATCATTCGCAGCGCCTGGGCCGGCGGCAAGATCAAGCATGTGTACGCCGGTGAAACCCGTCCCTGGTTACAGGGGGCCAGGCTGACTGCCTGGGAGTTGATGCAAGATAATATTCCGGTGTCGCTGGTGTGTGATGGTGCTGCCGCGCAACTGTTCCGCCAAGGTACGGTTGATTGGGTCATTGTCGGTGCTGACCGGATTACCGCCAACGGCGATGTCGCCAATAAAATTGGTACTTACAGTCTGGCGGTATTGGCCAGACATCACGGTATGAAGTTTATGGTTGCTGCGCCCAGCACCACGTTTGACCTGAGCCTGAATTCCGGCAACGATATTCCGATTGAACAGCGCCCGATGAGCGAAGTAACCAGCCTGCAAGGCATTCAGATTGCCCCGCAAAAATGCCAGGCCATTAACCCGTCATTCGACGTGACGCCCGCTGAGCTGATCGACGCCATCGTCACCGAACGGGGCGTGATCCATCAGCCGTCTGTCGCCACGGTTGCCGCGCTGCTGGACAGCCACTGA
- a CDS encoding methylthioribulose 1-phosphate dehydratase, which yields MALAFDSTAFDTAALQSAAADLCRYGKQLYDRDWSPATSSNYSVRLNEHCCALTSSGKHKGELTPADILVVNWQGEPLTPGKPSAETRLHTQLYARDPAIGAVLHTHSKAAVVLSQIHPNSELILEGWELLKAFAGQTSHDCQMVIAVFDNDQDITRLANQVEQRMQTRQQGHAYLIRGHGVYTWGRDLAECMRHLEALEHLFDYQLELKRLGQQ from the coding sequence ATGGCACTCGCTTTCGATTCCACGGCTTTCGATACAGCGGCATTGCAGTCCGCCGCTGCCGATCTCTGTCGCTACGGCAAACAACTGTACGACCGCGATTGGTCTCCAGCCACCAGCTCTAACTACTCGGTTCGCCTCAACGAGCACTGCTGCGCGTTGACCAGTTCTGGCAAACACAAAGGCGAACTGACCCCGGCAGATATCCTCGTGGTGAACTGGCAAGGCGAACCACTGACACCCGGAAAACCCAGTGCCGAAACCCGGTTGCACACGCAGCTGTACGCCCGCGACCCGGCCATTGGCGCGGTGTTGCACACGCACTCCAAAGCCGCAGTGGTGTTATCGCAGATTCACCCGAACAGTGAACTGATACTTGAAGGCTGGGAGCTGTTGAAAGCCTTTGCTGGCCAAACCAGCCACGACTGCCAGATGGTCATTGCTGTTTTCGACAATGATCAGGACATCACCCGACTGGCCAACCAGGTTGAACAGCGCATGCAAACCCGCCAGCAGGGACATGCTTATCTGATTCGAGGCCACGGAGTGTATACCTGGGGCCGGGATTTGGCCGAATGCATGCGTCATCTGGAAGCACTTGAACACCTGTTCGACTACCAACTGGAACTCAAACGACTGGGGCAGCAATGA
- a CDS encoding acireductone dioxygenase: protein MSILRIYPQQETTQLLFTTDTHDHIRARLQQVGVRFEQWHTDTQLTPGASQEDVIAAYAADIDRLINEEGYQTVDVVSLNADNPKKDELRQIFLSEHRHSEDEVRFFVAGEGLFSLHIDDKVYEVLCQQGDLISVPANTPHWFDMGPNPGFIAIRLFNNPAGWVANYTGDTIAERFNRLENGS, encoded by the coding sequence ATGAGCATCTTGCGCATTTACCCCCAACAAGAAACCACCCAACTGCTGTTTACCACCGACACGCACGATCATATTCGTGCACGACTGCAGCAAGTCGGCGTCCGTTTTGAGCAATGGCACACCGATACCCAACTGACCCCCGGAGCCAGCCAGGAAGATGTTATCGCAGCCTACGCCGCCGATATCGACCGCCTGATCAATGAAGAAGGTTACCAGACAGTCGACGTTGTCAGCCTCAACGCAGACAATCCGAAAAAAGATGAACTGCGCCAGATTTTCCTCAGCGAACACCGTCACAGCGAAGACGAAGTGCGGTTTTTTGTTGCCGGGGAGGGCCTGTTCAGCCTGCACATAGACGACAAGGTTTACGAAGTCCTGTGCCAGCAAGGCGATTTGATCAGCGTACCGGCCAATACCCCGCACTGGTTTGATATGGGCCCGAATCCCGGATTTATCGCCATTCGACTGTTTAATAACCCGGCAGGCTGGGTTGCCAACTACACCGGCGACACCATTGCCGAGCGCTTTAATCGACTGGAAAACGG